From Humibacter ginsenosidimutans, a single genomic window includes:
- a CDS encoding acyltransferase, which produces MSADLAAAGDDHAQNRPVSVDAPPKRARARHLYEIDIVRILTFLCVIGVHTTSHTAGPDDVGLYILLDLLHFTREVFFALTAFVLLYTYDVHPVPMRKFWPKRFLLVGVPYVVWSAIYVVAGYLHHPTGTLWDLVQKFVFATLTGSAWYHLYFLLVTMQVYLLVPVIVWLVRRTRGRHWLLLLGALIVQAGLMSWYHYWPSTTGWYGDWAKQIVFTYSFFVIAGAVAADHQKTFLAWVRAKRMLIIWIVVASAAIMFAAYGLELLRGASLYGAGTPMQPVVIVWGVAVGLGFLALGSWWADRRKAASFTARFVDTASDRSFGIFLAHPLVLWVLLWAGDDWLEHTVPTPWLTLVAYVLVIIGAVLITEVARRTPLSLALTGRRFTSRKHRVKQLEVPPG; this is translated from the coding sequence ATGAGCGCCGACCTCGCCGCCGCCGGAGACGACCACGCGCAGAATCGCCCAGTGAGCGTGGATGCCCCGCCGAAGCGCGCCCGCGCCCGTCACCTCTACGAGATCGACATCGTGCGCATCCTCACCTTCCTCTGCGTGATCGGCGTGCACACCACGAGCCACACGGCGGGCCCTGACGATGTCGGGCTCTACATCCTGCTCGACCTGCTGCACTTCACCCGCGAGGTGTTCTTCGCGCTGACCGCCTTCGTGCTGCTGTACACGTACGACGTGCACCCGGTGCCGATGCGCAAGTTCTGGCCGAAACGCTTCCTGCTCGTCGGGGTGCCCTACGTGGTGTGGTCGGCCATCTACGTGGTCGCCGGCTACCTGCACCACCCGACGGGCACGCTCTGGGACCTCGTGCAGAAGTTCGTCTTCGCCACGCTCACCGGCAGCGCCTGGTATCACCTCTACTTCCTGCTCGTGACGATGCAGGTCTACCTGCTGGTTCCCGTCATCGTGTGGCTCGTGCGGCGCACCAGGGGCAGGCACTGGCTTCTGCTGCTGGGTGCGCTCATCGTGCAGGCTGGACTGATGTCCTGGTACCACTACTGGCCGTCGACGACCGGCTGGTACGGCGACTGGGCGAAGCAGATCGTCTTCACCTATTCGTTCTTCGTCATCGCGGGCGCGGTCGCCGCCGACCACCAGAAGACGTTCCTCGCCTGGGTGCGCGCCAAGCGCATGCTCATCATCTGGATCGTCGTCGCCTCCGCCGCCATCATGTTCGCGGCCTACGGTCTCGAGCTGCTGCGCGGCGCCAGCCTGTACGGCGCTGGGACACCCATGCAGCCCGTCGTCATCGTGTGGGGCGTCGCGGTGGGGCTCGGCTTCCTCGCCTTGGGGTCGTGGTGGGCAGACCGCCGAAAGGCGGCATCGTTCACCGCCCGCTTCGTCGACACCGCCTCCGACCGTTCGTTCGGCATCTTCCTCGCCCACCCGCTGGTGCTCTGGGTGCTGCTCTGGGCAGGCGACGACTGGCTGGAGCACACGGTGCCGACGCCGTGGCTCACGCTCGTGGCCTACGTCCTCGTCATCATCGGCGCCGTGCTGATCACCGAGGTCGCCAGACGCACCCCGCTCAGCCTCGCACTCACCGGCAGGCGGTTCACCTCCCGCAAGCACCGCGTGAAGCAGCTCGAGGTGCCGCCGGGCTGA
- a CDS encoding class I adenylate-forming enzyme family protein, with protein sequence MNGEPTPGEPATLGELLVGRAESAGDRIYLEDARSDDALTFDQVARAAAAFAATIGSDGRVTVFVHDDDPLTFAVAHLGAIAAGHRSVPLDPALGADDIERLARLAGEPAALVTRDSALAERAGLRRIAPPTRAVDAAVGRDAASLFRTGGSAMLFTSGSTGTPKGVELGAEQLVFVGGAVAEHLGLTSVDRGYNSLPLFHINAEVVGLLSTLASGSTLVLDRRFHRTGFWPLMAQRGITWINAVPAILAVLATEPIAAPEGLRLIRTASAPLPGPVADAFAGIPLVVSYGMTEASSQITATPVDAPRAGTVGVPVGTQVQVRTAQGQAATDEVGELWIRGQGVVRSYFAGAAADRFDDDGWLRTGDLGALDADGYVTLAGRVDDVINRGGEKVYPLEVEEVLLSDPAVREVVVVGAPDDVLGSVPVAFVIPAHAAHTAGDDVALVERLTALAEERLPRFKRPRTVTVVDDVPRAATGKVQRVRLRAAVAEHPAEVE encoded by the coding sequence GTGAACGGAGAGCCAACACCAGGAGAGCCGGCGACACTGGGCGAACTGCTGGTCGGCCGCGCAGAATCAGCGGGCGACCGGATCTATCTCGAAGACGCTCGCAGCGACGATGCGCTCACCTTCGACCAGGTGGCCCGCGCTGCCGCCGCCTTCGCCGCCACGATCGGATCCGACGGACGCGTCACGGTGTTCGTGCACGACGACGATCCGCTGACGTTCGCAGTCGCCCACCTCGGCGCGATCGCCGCCGGGCACCGCTCCGTGCCACTCGACCCGGCACTCGGCGCCGACGACATCGAACGCCTTGCACGGCTCGCCGGCGAGCCGGCGGCTCTCGTCACACGGGATTCCGCCCTGGCGGAAAGAGCGGGGCTGCGCCGCATCGCCCCGCCCACGCGCGCCGTCGACGCCGCCGTCGGCAGGGATGCGGCATCCCTCTTCCGCACCGGTGGCTCCGCCATGCTCTTCACCTCGGGGTCGACGGGAACGCCGAAGGGCGTCGAACTCGGTGCCGAGCAACTCGTCTTCGTCGGCGGTGCCGTCGCCGAACACCTCGGTCTGACCTCGGTGGACCGCGGCTACAACTCGCTGCCCCTGTTCCACATCAACGCCGAGGTCGTCGGGCTGCTCTCGACTCTCGCCTCCGGCTCGACCCTCGTGCTCGACCGGCGATTCCATCGCACGGGGTTCTGGCCGCTCATGGCGCAACGCGGCATCACCTGGATCAACGCGGTGCCCGCCATCCTCGCCGTCCTCGCCACAGAGCCGATCGCCGCGCCAGAAGGGCTGCGACTGATCCGCACGGCCTCGGCCCCGCTGCCGGGGCCTGTCGCCGACGCGTTCGCGGGCATCCCTCTTGTCGTCAGCTACGGCATGACGGAGGCGTCCAGCCAGATCACGGCGACCCCCGTCGACGCGCCGCGCGCCGGCACGGTCGGCGTTCCCGTCGGTACGCAGGTGCAGGTGCGCACCGCTCAGGGCCAGGCGGCGACCGATGAGGTCGGCGAGCTCTGGATCCGCGGGCAGGGCGTCGTGCGCTCCTACTTCGCCGGCGCTGCCGCCGACCGCTTCGACGACGACGGCTGGCTGCGCACCGGCGACCTCGGTGCACTGGATGCCGACGGCTACGTCACGCTCGCAGGTCGCGTCGACGACGTGATCAATCGCGGAGGCGAGAAGGTATACCCGCTCGAGGTCGAAGAGGTGCTGCTGAGCGACCCCGCCGTGCGCGAGGTCGTCGTGGTCGGAGCCCCTGACGACGTGCTGGGCTCGGTGCCCGTCGCCTTCGTCATTCCCGCGCATGCCGCGCACACCGCGGGAGACGACGTCGCGCTGGTCGAACGCCTGACCGCGCTCGCCGAGGAGCGGCTGCCGCGCTTCAAGCGCCCGCGTACCGTCACCGTCGTCGATGACGTGCCGCGTGCCGCCACCGGCAAGGTGCAGCGAGTGCGGCTGCGCGCCGCCGTCGCCGAGCACCCGGCAGAGGTCGAATGA
- the cydC gene encoding thiol reductant ABC exporter subunit CydC encodes MSATSTRRSPVADLAEIGPRRIALLCLLAAIKALGLVLVADALATGIVTVIAHGDVTGVVLQGLVGALLRAAASWGLLTASQAAATGVKQRTRNRLARVLSSTRGGTVGADATLASGGLDELDAYYTSYLPSLVGAATVPLLVGVRILTADWVSALVIVITVPLIPLFMALIGMHTRDRVADSLDALGRLSDHLVELARGLPVLVGLGRDREQTAALADISENHRVRSMAALRTAFLSALALDLLATISVAVVAVFIGVRLLHGQLTLEAGLVALILAPECYAPLREVGAAFHASDSGREALRRARDLIARPIARHRLVRETGTAVTVRRLTVTHAGRTAPAIDGLGFDARPHTVTLLAGDSGAGKSTVLAVLGNRGAALDDDARCSGLVRTPPAADTAFMPQHPHFSSRTALDEVALYAADSDLTAMRASANTTLQRAGLTGVAHADPASLSPGEARRLAFARTLAAVDAGARLVLLDEPTAHLDSDSAALVRRRIAELRERATVIVSSHDPGIRLLADQVVPVGDSDARAVIPHSTLAVTSSDAASPDGLAHGTRVSETRVPAPGPRVPTEPTDTPNGLTAGARPHTEKVLTELAAFVRPTRLRMVAAVLVGMLAGAFAIALIAVSGWLIVKASQETAIMYLMVAIVGVRFFGIGRSALRYAERLLTHDAVFRATTALRVRLWKALAAAGPAGRRALSPANALASLVGAADRVRDLVPRVVQPPLTALLLLAGSTITLWMLYPPAAGVLLIAALFALVAAPALAVLAGRIAAREGEAARAEVFTAFTDLLVARDDLTTIAGERLAARIDAAGERQRIADRRSARAEGAAAALAVLACCAGAVAMLPITATAVASGDLRAELVAVLALVPLALIEPVLDAVSAASKAPALTGVLAEVHEVTGMSAGAVDDAEARETAAEMGDAVRGILLDDVAFAYPGQTAPVFEHVAGGARRGQWLAITGPSGSGKSTLLALLMRFADPGAGRYLLENDDAHSTVDARDIPQRTLRARVAWCPQEGHLFDSTLRANLVIARERDDRPSDDELMDVLTRVGLASEVAALPDGLDTRIGAAGERLSGGQRQRVAVARTLLARGDVVLVDEPTAQLDEQASAALMADLRRALADRVAVLVTHDAVEARAADHVIVLGDTGRGGDGPARREPVLSGSRAA; translated from the coding sequence GTGAGCGCGACGAGCACCCGCCGGTCGCCGGTCGCGGATCTCGCCGAGATCGGCCCGCGCCGCATCGCGCTGCTCTGCCTGCTGGCGGCGATCAAGGCACTCGGCCTCGTACTGGTGGCCGATGCGCTCGCGACCGGCATCGTCACCGTCATCGCCCACGGCGACGTCACGGGCGTCGTGCTGCAGGGGCTGGTGGGAGCCCTGCTGCGCGCGGCCGCGTCATGGGGCCTGCTGACGGCATCCCAGGCCGCCGCCACCGGGGTGAAGCAGCGCACCCGCAACCGTCTCGCCCGCGTGCTGTCGAGCACGAGGGGAGGCACCGTAGGGGCGGATGCCACGCTCGCCTCAGGCGGCCTCGACGAGCTCGACGCGTACTACACGTCGTACCTGCCGTCCCTCGTCGGAGCCGCGACCGTGCCGCTTCTCGTCGGAGTCCGCATCCTCACCGCCGACTGGGTGAGTGCGCTCGTCATCGTCATCACGGTGCCGCTCATCCCGCTCTTCATGGCGCTCATCGGCATGCACACCCGCGACAGGGTCGCAGACTCCCTCGACGCCCTCGGCCGACTCTCCGACCACCTCGTCGAACTCGCCCGCGGACTCCCCGTGCTCGTCGGACTCGGTCGCGACCGCGAGCAGACCGCGGCGCTCGCCGACATCTCCGAGAACCACAGGGTGCGCAGCATGGCGGCGCTGCGCACCGCGTTCCTCTCCGCGCTCGCCCTCGATCTGCTCGCCACCATCTCGGTGGCCGTCGTCGCCGTGTTCATCGGCGTGCGCCTGCTGCACGGCCAGCTCACGCTCGAGGCCGGGCTGGTCGCGCTCATCCTCGCCCCCGAGTGCTACGCACCGCTGCGCGAGGTCGGCGCGGCGTTCCACGCCTCGGACAGCGGACGCGAGGCGCTCCGCCGCGCCCGCGACCTCATCGCGCGCCCCATCGCGCGTCACCGCCTCGTTCGCGAGACCGGCACCGCCGTGACCGTGCGCCGCTTGACCGTCACGCACGCCGGACGCACAGCTCCCGCGATCGACGGGCTCGGCTTCGACGCCAGGCCGCACACCGTCACGCTGCTGGCCGGGGACAGCGGAGCGGGCAAGAGCACGGTGCTCGCCGTGCTCGGCAACCGAGGGGCCGCGCTCGACGACGACGCCCGCTGCAGCGGGCTGGTGCGAACACCGCCTGCCGCCGACACCGCCTTCATGCCGCAACACCCGCACTTCTCGAGCAGGACCGCCCTCGACGAGGTCGCGCTCTACGCGGCCGATTCGGATCTGACGGCCATGCGCGCCAGCGCGAACACCACCCTGCAGAGGGCCGGCCTCACCGGCGTCGCACACGCAGACCCCGCATCGCTCAGCCCCGGCGAGGCCCGCAGGCTCGCCTTCGCCCGCACGCTCGCCGCCGTGGATGCCGGTGCCCGCCTCGTGCTCCTCGACGAACCCACAGCGCACCTCGATTCCGACTCCGCGGCACTCGTGCGCCGCCGGATCGCCGAGCTGCGCGAGCGCGCTACCGTCATCGTCTCCTCGCACGATCCCGGAATCCGGCTGCTCGCCGATCAGGTGGTGCCCGTCGGCGACAGCGACGCCCGCGCCGTCATCCCGCACAGCACGCTCGCCGTCACGTCGTCCGACGCGGCGTCACCGGACGGCCTCGCACACGGAACACGCGTGTCAGAAACCCGCGTTCCGGCCCCCGGACCGCGTGTCCCGACCGAGCCGACCGACACCCCCAACGGTCTGACGGCCGGGGCACGCCCCCACACCGAGAAGGTGCTCACCGAACTGGCCGCCTTCGTACGGCCGACAAGGCTGCGCATGGTCGCCGCCGTGCTGGTCGGCATGCTCGCCGGCGCATTCGCGATCGCCCTCATCGCCGTCTCCGGATGGCTCATCGTCAAGGCGAGCCAGGAGACCGCGATCATGTATCTGATGGTCGCGATCGTCGGCGTGCGCTTCTTCGGCATCGGCCGGTCGGCGCTGCGCTACGCGGAGCGTCTGCTCACCCACGACGCCGTGTTCCGTGCCACCACAGCCCTGCGCGTTCGGTTGTGGAAGGCGCTCGCCGCGGCGGGCCCGGCGGGACGACGTGCTCTCTCACCCGCGAACGCGCTCGCGTCGCTCGTCGGCGCGGCAGACCGGGTGCGCGACCTCGTGCCCCGCGTCGTGCAGCCCCCGCTGACCGCACTCCTCCTGCTGGCCGGCTCGACCATCACGCTCTGGATGCTGTACCCGCCGGCGGCGGGCGTGCTGCTGATCGCCGCGCTCTTCGCGCTCGTGGCGGCGCCCGCGCTCGCCGTGCTCGCCGGACGCATCGCGGCACGCGAGGGCGAGGCGGCGCGAGCCGAGGTGTTCACCGCGTTCACCGACCTGCTCGTCGCACGCGACGACCTCACCACGATCGCCGGCGAACGTCTCGCAGCGCGCATCGACGCGGCAGGCGAACGACAGCGCATCGCGGACCGGCGGTCGGCCCGCGCGGAGGGTGCGGCCGCCGCACTCGCCGTGCTCGCATGCTGCGCCGGGGCGGTGGCGATGCTGCCGATCACGGCGACGGCCGTCGCGTCCGGGGATCTCCGCGCCGAGCTCGTGGCCGTGCTCGCGCTCGTGCCGCTCGCGCTCATCGAGCCCGTGCTCGACGCCGTGTCCGCAGCGTCGAAGGCGCCGGCGCTCACGGGTGTGCTGGCCGAGGTGCACGAGGTCACGGGGATGTCGGCCGGCGCTGTGGACGACGCAGAGGCGCGCGAGACCGCGGCGGAGATGGGGGATGCCGTGCGGGGCATCCTGCTCGACGACGTCGCGTTCGCCTATCCCGGCCAGACCGCACCCGTCTTCGAGCACGTCGCAGGCGGCGCGCGACGCGGGCAGTGGCTCGCGATCACAGGACCGAGCGGCTCGGGAAAGTCCACGCTGCTCGCCCTGCTGATGCGGTTCGCCGATCCCGGCGCCGGGCGCTACCTCCTCGAGAACGACGATGCACACAGCACCGTCGACGCCAGGGACATCCCTCAGCGGACGCTCCGCGCCAGGGTCGCATGGTGCCCGCAAGAGGGCCATCTCTTCGACTCGACGCTGCGCGCCAACCTCGTGATCGCTCGCGAGCGCGACGATCGCCCGAGCGATGACGAGCTGATGGATGTCCTCACCCGCGTCGGCCTGGCCTCTGAAGTCGCCGCGTTGCCCGACGGTCTCGACACCCGCATCGGTGCGGCGGGCGAGCGGCTCTCCGGTGGCCAGCGGCAGCGCGTCGCCGTCGCTCGCACCCTGCTCGCCCGCGGCGATGTCGTGCTGGTCGACGAGCCGACCGCGCAGCTCGACGAGCAGGCGAGCGCCGCGCTCATGGCCGATCTCCGCCGAGCCCTGGCCGACCGCGTCGCCGTGCTCGTCACCCACGACGCCGTCGAGGCGCGAGCGGCGGACCACGTGATCGTCCTCGGTGACACGGGCCGCGGCGGCGACGGCCCGGCGCGGAGGGAACCCGTCCTGTCCGGTTCGCGTGCCGCGTAG
- the cydB gene encoding cytochrome d ubiquinol oxidase subunit II, producing MDFLPTLWFILIAVLWTGYLFLEGFDLGVGMHMLLSARSDNDRRVMLNTIGPVWDGNEVWLLTAGGATFAAFPFWYASLFSTLYIPLVLTVIGLIFRAVAIEYRGKGHTARWTRCWDLALGLGSFVAAFGVGAALALTTTGLPIDSNGDGVGGAFAWFNGWAVLGGLAVVGFCLVHAATFLALKTEGDVRVRARRFAVRWMPVLLLPMAGWAIGVQLLNGSTITWLLVVLAAAGAVWAWLSARKDKEGRAFAGIACFVLFGAASIFAAVYPTVLPSTLDHAWDLTIANASSSEYTLGVMSVVAAFGIPLVLAYQGWTYWVFRKRISGASIPALRPVEAAVKAAKPVKAR from the coding sequence GTGGACTTCCTTCCCACCCTGTGGTTCATCCTGATCGCCGTGCTCTGGACCGGCTACCTGTTTCTCGAGGGCTTCGATCTCGGCGTCGGCATGCACATGCTGCTGAGCGCCAGGAGCGACAACGACCGCCGCGTGATGCTCAACACCATCGGCCCGGTCTGGGACGGCAACGAGGTGTGGCTGCTCACCGCCGGCGGCGCCACCTTCGCCGCGTTCCCGTTCTGGTATGCGTCGCTGTTCTCCACCCTCTACATCCCGCTCGTGCTCACCGTGATCGGGCTCATCTTCCGAGCCGTCGCCATCGAGTACCGCGGCAAGGGGCACACGGCACGCTGGACGCGGTGCTGGGATCTCGCGCTCGGCCTGGGATCGTTCGTCGCCGCGTTCGGCGTGGGCGCCGCTCTGGCACTCACCACCACGGGTCTGCCGATCGACTCGAACGGCGACGGCGTCGGCGGCGCCTTCGCGTGGTTCAACGGCTGGGCCGTGCTCGGCGGGCTCGCCGTCGTCGGCTTCTGCCTCGTGCACGCGGCCACCTTCCTCGCGCTCAAGACCGAGGGCGACGTGCGCGTGCGCGCGCGGCGCTTCGCGGTGCGCTGGATGCCCGTGCTCCTGCTCCCGATGGCGGGCTGGGCGATCGGCGTGCAGCTGCTCAACGGCAGCACGATCACCTGGTTGCTGGTCGTGCTCGCGGCCGCGGGAGCGGTATGGGCGTGGCTGTCGGCACGCAAGGACAAGGAGGGACGAGCCTTCGCGGGCATCGCGTGCTTCGTGCTGTTCGGCGCCGCATCGATCTTCGCCGCCGTCTACCCGACGGTGCTGCCTTCGACGCTCGACCACGCCTGGGATCTCACCATCGCCAACGCATCGAGCTCCGAGTACACGCTCGGCGTCATGAGCGTCGTCGCCGCGTTCGGCATCCCGCTCGTGCTCGCGTACCAGGGCTGGACCTACTGGGTGTTCCGCAAGCGCATCAGCGGTGCGAGCATCCCCGCCCTGCGCCCGGTCGAGGCCGCGGTGAAGGCGGCGAAGCCGGTGAAGGCCAGGTGA
- a CDS encoding cytochrome ubiquinol oxidase subunit I yields MVPLTIGLGPLVALMQTLWMRTGNERYYRMTKFWGKIYLINFIMGVATGIVQEFQFGLAWSEYSRFVGDVFGAPLAMEALLAFFVESTFLGLWIFGWGKLPKRIHLACLWLAVAGSVVSAYFIIAANSWMQHPVGVKLVHGRPIMTDIWAVLGNNTAVAAFTHTIFGAFAVGGSILLGVGWYHLWQRRKDGIDTVDATGRVIAGEAPEVRGRDKADHKVWLTSLRIGAVTAIIAFAGVAITGDAQARLMFVQQPMKMASAEAACHTGTSFSVLAFGDIGSKDCKGVVNVIEIPGVLGFLANGDFNEPVKGVNELVPIYQQKYGTHLPDDPKLGARAGEAINYVPIMAVTYWGFRLMILFGALAAFASVIALWLTRKGTVPRPRWLMWLAVTGILAPFAANSAGWIFTEMGRQPFVVAPNPTPGGVDGVFMFTAAAVSPGVSFGEILFSLVSFTLIYAVLMVVEVRLLTKYIRGGVASAIPELGETPRDPDAPADDDVLAFAY; encoded by the coding sequence ATGGTCCCGCTCACCATCGGGCTCGGTCCGCTCGTGGCGCTCATGCAGACGCTCTGGATGCGCACCGGCAACGAGCGCTATTACCGCATGACGAAGTTCTGGGGAAAGATCTACCTGATCAACTTCATCATGGGTGTCGCCACCGGCATCGTGCAGGAGTTCCAGTTCGGGCTCGCGTGGAGCGAGTACAGCCGGTTCGTCGGCGACGTGTTCGGCGCACCGCTGGCCATGGAGGCGCTGCTGGCGTTCTTCGTGGAGTCGACGTTCCTCGGGCTGTGGATCTTCGGGTGGGGCAAACTGCCGAAGCGCATCCATCTCGCCTGCCTGTGGCTCGCCGTGGCCGGATCGGTCGTCTCGGCGTACTTCATCATCGCGGCGAACTCGTGGATGCAGCACCCGGTGGGCGTCAAGCTCGTTCACGGCCGCCCGATCATGACCGACATCTGGGCCGTGCTCGGCAACAACACCGCCGTCGCGGCGTTCACGCACACCATCTTCGGGGCGTTCGCCGTCGGCGGCTCGATCCTGCTCGGCGTCGGCTGGTACCACCTGTGGCAGCGCCGCAAGGACGGCATCGACACGGTGGACGCGACCGGGCGCGTCATCGCGGGAGAGGCGCCGGAGGTCCGCGGCCGCGACAAGGCCGACCACAAGGTGTGGCTCACGTCGCTGCGCATCGGCGCGGTCACCGCCATCATCGCCTTCGCGGGAGTCGCCATCACCGGGGACGCCCAGGCCCGGCTCATGTTCGTGCAGCAGCCCATGAAGATGGCCTCCGCCGAGGCTGCTTGCCACACCGGCACCAGCTTCTCGGTGCTCGCGTTCGGCGACATCGGGTCGAAGGACTGCAAGGGCGTCGTCAACGTCATCGAGATCCCCGGTGTTCTCGGCTTTCTCGCCAACGGCGACTTCAACGAACCGGTGAAGGGCGTCAACGAGCTCGTGCCGATCTACCAGCAGAAGTACGGAACGCACCTGCCCGACGACCCGAAGCTCGGCGCCAGGGCCGGCGAGGCGATCAACTACGTGCCGATCATGGCCGTCACGTACTGGGGCTTCCGCCTCATGATCCTGTTCGGCGCACTGGCAGCCTTCGCCTCGGTGATCGCCCTGTGGCTGACACGCAAGGGGACCGTGCCGAGACCACGATGGCTGATGTGGCTGGCCGTGACGGGCATCCTCGCCCCGTTCGCCGCGAACTCGGCGGGATGGATCTTCACCGAGATGGGCAGACAGCCGTTCGTCGTGGCCCCGAACCCGACGCCGGGGGGAGTGGACGGCGTGTTCATGTTCACAGCGGCCGCCGTGTCGCCGGGCGTGAGCTTCGGCGAGATCCTCTTCTCGCTCGTCTCGTTCACCCTGATCTACGCGGTGCTCATGGTCGTCGAGGTGAGGCTCCTGACCAAGTACATCCGCGGCGGCGTGGCCTCCGCCATCCCGGAGCTCGGTGAGACACCGCGCGATCCCGACGCCCCCGCCGACGACGACGTGCTCGCCTTCGCGTACTGA